The genomic DNA CCGAGGACCGAGAACTCGTTGCCAACCTAGAAACCGGTGCCGGGTCGCACTTCGCCGGGTTCGGCCCGAACGACGAGTACATCCACGTCGATGTCATCGGCGAGAGTGAAATCGTTCGCGTCGATGTCGACCTCGAGAACGAAGAGTTCGAGATCGTCGACGAAATCGAAGTTCTCGAAGACGAAACGGTCCAAGAAGCCGGTATCGAATCCGGGTCGCCGATTTGTCACTCCTACGATAAGAGCGGCCGCTCGATTCACACGATGGGGCCGGCCTACGATGACGGCTCGCTCGTCATCGTCGACCACGAGGAGTTCGAAGTCGACACCGCATTCCCCCACGAAGAGCTCCCGACCAACTGTGGAACGATGCCCCACGTCACCGAGGATACGTTCTATCTCACGGCCGGTAACCCGACACCGACCGACGATGACGGCAACGTCATCGAAGAGCAGGAAGACGAGGCTGTCGGCGAGTACTACGTCCTCGACACCGAAAACGACGAAGTCATCCACAACGAGTCGACCCGCGGCGTCGACGCACACGGCTTCTGGTTCACTCCGGACGGCGAAGAGCTGTGGGTGCTGAACCGCGAAACAAACGACGGTGTTGTCGTCGACCCCGACACCCACGAAGTCGTCGACGAAATCGACGCCTTCGGGCCGGCAACGGCACCTGACCCCGACGAGCGCGACGCCCCGGACATCTTCTGGGGCTCGCCCGACGGCGAGTATATGTTCGTGACTCTCCGCGGCCCCGAGCCGCAGTCGGGTGACCCCCACGCTGCAACCGGCGTCAACCCCGGGTTCGCCGTTATCGACACCGACACCCACGATATCGTCACGACCGTCCAGCCGGACCCCGACAACGACGAGAGTGACCTCCACGGCATCGGTGTCCGACCGACCCGAGAGTACGACGGCTTCAACCTCCCGCCGTTCTAGAACAGCCGAGCCGAAAGACGATTACCGCTGGCGGACCTTTCTTCGCCTGCACACCATTAGTCCCCGACTGAGTCGCCCCCTTGGGGCAGCGATGACCGCTCGGAGAACCCAGGTGTGCGACAGCGGACGGTGGCGCAGCCACCCGCCCGGCACGAGGGTTAGCCGACTGACCACGGCACGCCGCTTGGGGTGATGTCGGACGTTAGTGTTCCGGGCGTACATTTCAACTATCTACGGGAGTCATCGGTGGGCCTCCGAGCGTTCCCAGCGCACCTGAGCGCCCGCTGCTATGTGGATTTGTTTCCGAGCCACTGCTGTAGTTCGGCTCTTTTCTCCTCGTAAATCGTCTCTGGGTGCTGGTCCTTTCCGTGCCGTACGATGGCTTTCGTCTCCTCAAATAGCTCTTCACAGAGCGATTCCAACGTCTCCGAATCGGCCCGGGAGTTGTCGTTCATAATCGGGAACTCACTCCGCTCAGAGCGAGATAGTTCCTGATAGAGTCTGCGGGCGAGTGGTTCGTACAGGTTGGCGACGCGCTTCCAGTCTGCTGTCTCTTCGACTGACCGCTGTCGGTATTCCTCGTCAGTACAGACCTTCTCGGCAACGTTCCACATGTACGCCTCGG from Natronomonas pharaonis DSM 2160 includes the following:
- a CDS encoding YncE family protein; translation: MKRTTRRRFIASGAAVGAITIAGCADEDPEPEPEETPEDDETPTETEEEEADVFEAGYEIWAADQGTDTVYIYEPADDSGEEYDLLDEIDTGAEGGHVPHMADYSSDYEYVAIPCTTGARTLIYRAEDRELVANLETGAGSHFAGFGPNDEYIHVDVIGESEIVRVDVDLENEEFEIVDEIEVLEDETVQEAGIESGSPICHSYDKSGRSIHTMGPAYDDGSLVIVDHEEFEVDTAFPHEELPTNCGTMPHVTEDTFYLTAGNPTPTDDDGNVIEEQEDEAVGEYYVLDTENDEVIHNESTRGVDAHGFWFTPDGEELWVLNRETNDGVVVDPDTHEVVDEIDAFGPATAPDPDERDAPDIFWGSPDGEYMFVTLRGPEPQSGDPHAATGVNPGFAVIDTDTHDIVTTVQPDPDNDESDLHGIGVRPTREYDGFNLPPF